atagattatatgtattttttaatactatgtaatataatatatacaaatatgcaataacaatttattccctTTAAAAAAataagctatttttagctaagctaaatacacggttaaccacccataaccgacccgctataaccatcgaaaccgaataaccataaccaccataaccgattggttatggttatggttaaccaataaccgacatcgcggttatggttatgggttttggtcaaaaccgacccaaaccgacccatgcacacccctaatcaccatgaccctccatgtcAGCGCCATGTCATCGCTCTCtcatccaccatccaaaaccactatcctaaaggtgtggtcatgacccaaaccaccatCCACCTTTTTTTTGTgatatatattttatttgttttaaataAACAACAAATAAATTTTAGTAATAAACTACATAACATTCAATttaataagaaaaatattatttacatgGCAATTAAACAAATGGATAATTCAAGAGTAATTTCTTAGACTAGAAAATATCTATTGCCCTGTATATGATTGTTAGTATACCTTTCACTCCACTTGGTACAACAGTGCTGCAATCCTTTTTCATCCACATGTTGGTTCCATATTTGCCTAGTCTACTAGAGTATATTACGTGTGTTTTACACATACAAGAGAAGCCCTTGCTCTTTATTTTTTACTAGTAAAAGATTAATAGTGCAAGAATCTATGGTGGGCATAGGCTAACAGACATGTTAACCAGCACATCACGATACAACAGAAGAGAAAAAAAATACATCTTAAATCCCCGAACTTGTTAACTCAAACTCAAGCCAATTTTCCCAGGTTATTGCCTCACCCTTTGACCTACTTCTCATCCACAAATAACCCATCACTTTAATCTCTTCTATGAGATTTGTCACCAACACACAATTATGATTTAAACTACATAACAgtcaaattaataaaaaaaaaaaataacatccAAATTTAAACTACATAtaataaattaagaaaaaaacTACTCGTTGTTGTTAACCCGACCAAATTGCCAAAAATGTTTGCGACGTAAATTAAAGATGAAaactagaaaatataaaaaatgataacgACATAATTTAAAGACTCCATTTTTGAGCAATTTTCGCCTTCATTTTTTGCAACACTTCTTTATCTTTTTCCGGGAGCGAGTCGATGTTTGTTGCCATTAGCTTAAAGTCTTCACGATCGGCCGCTTCTTgcatttctttttctttcaacttaaGTCTCGCCGCTTGTATTTCGTTAAATTCGGTGAACTTGCTCATCAACTTATCCACATTCGTTTCACCCGGAGTTTCATTTTTTGTCGACGTCTCTTTATTTTTGGCCGCTGCTTCCTTTTTTGCTTTGTCTCTGCCATTTGGGCGCTTCAATTCCGGAATCTCCGTCACTTCATCGTCAAACTCGGGTTCGTCATTAATATTAATATGGTAACGCACATCCGAATCACCGGCACTATGCTCTATCGACTCGAATGTCTTACACCTCTTTGCTCTTGCCACCTCGTTAGGAACCGGCGCCCACTTGGGACAATTTTTAAAGATTTCCCAAGCCCCTACATATGTGAACGCACTACCTTCTTTCGTATGGTATTTTGACATAGCTATGGCAAAAACCGTTTCATCACTCGCCCCACTTGGCCGATTCGAATGAGCGTTGTTGTAATAACCACAAAACGCCGATATCTTCTTATTCATCTCTCGATACTTTGAGCTCATTGAGTTCACTTCTCGGTACGGTTCTTTTTGCATCAAAGCATGAAATTTGTTGCAAACCTCCTTCCAAAAACTGCCAGACTTTTGATTATTACCTACAAAAAAAATATCAAGGTGTAAATAAATGTTGTTTTAtattgaataaaatattattttagtataaaTAAAAAAGTATAACATACCTACGATCGGACACGTAGACGTATTGGTCCACGCCCTTGCCAACGCCAACTCTTCGATCGATGTCCAAGTTTGACCTCTTCCGGTGGTTAAATTTTCTTGTTCCGGCCTCGTTGAACGCTTTTTTGTAGATGTTTTCTTAGAACTTTGAGGTTGGGTTTCGGGTACAACGGCAATGTCATCCAAATCGTCTAACGAAGGGGTATCGGGTGTCGGTTGCGATTGGACTTTCGTATGAATAGGCCGACTTTGGCTTTGTTGGAGCGTTTTTAGTTGTTGCTGATATTGTTGTTGAAATTGGATTTGATGAAGTTGAAATAAACTAGTAGGTTGCGGGGTTTGAGGAAGTTGCGTGAACGCGTTAGGATTCGGGGTTTGAGAGAGTTGCGTGAACGCGTTAGGAGTCGGGGTTTGAGGGAGTTGGTTGAACGCATTAGGAACTTGATTGTAGCTTGTAAAAGAAAATTGTGGAGTCGCCCACATCGGATCAATGGGTGGCGTCCACGGGGTTTGTGGCGGGTTGTTTGTGTTGTTTGGGTTGCTTGGATCCATGGTAGTACTAACTATAGCTTAATGACACACATAAATAGAATTGCATAAATCATAAACAAACGAACCTCAATCAATATGATCAAAGtctaatataattaaataaattcaAATATAACCTTTTAAATTAATGGGCAACTAGCAGactatattattaaaataacAATTCTAATCCATTTGGACCTGTATAAAACTTTACCCATGTGACCAGTTAGTCAACCGACCCACTTTACCAACTGAGGGAACTACATGATATATGCATGACAATATTACTTTGGAACTTACTAATCACATCTATTCAGACTTAGTACTACTAATTTGACATATATTAACGTGCAATACAtgataaacaataataataatataaaagcATCCTCATGTGTAGGCACAAGTGGCATGTCAATTTAAGTAGAATATGGCAACCAAGAGGCATATAATAAAATTCAAACCAAACCTATGTTTGAACAGTCGTATAAAGTATATAGTAcctcagtggcggatctagaaaatccgccaagccgtaacgttttataaaaaagcggtaacgaaatcgaaaaaacgttatatttttccaaaatttatactaattttacactaccgccggagcgccAAGCCGTAGCGGGGGTTGCCCCTTGTTATATGCTGGATCCGCCCCTATAGTACCTGGTTATGAAATTGTTCACTAATGCACAGGGGCGCAGCTTAACAGGGTCAGGAGCACCCGACCCCTCGAACTTTTCGCTTAGTAGTGATATATGTAGcttttgtatagaaatttttaggtatatacgttttcgacccccccggttctatagaaatttttggatatATACATTTTCAACCCCCCCTCACGTCGAAAACGTCAACCTTCGCCACTAAAGTGAGATATCAAACCCTATGACTTTCTAAGCTGAAACCATATATATTATAAGGAAAGAAACCTATGCATAATCAACTAATTCATTGCCATTAATCAACTCATATCAATGTGTTTAAAAGTTAAAGCAATTTTGCAACAATTAACTATACTCGTATGCGGCAATCAGCCGGAGACAATACAAGTTACCATTAATTTACATTAGTTTAAGCAATTTTGCAAATAGTCACTTTGTATGCACAGTAAACAAGCATAGTAAAAAAGCATGTAATTTGCAGTGATTAAAATAAAAAGATTGCACTTCATATATCATTTTCTAGAAGCTGGTTCAGAAGCATGATGTCCATTTCATTACCTGACCGTGATATCCAACATGATGAGAAAAGGTTTCTATTCACACCTAGCTTAAATAAATTTGTGAAAACAGAAACATATCACTTACTCTCTATCTGACCTAATATCTTTTAAAGTATAACCTAATAAACTGAAATAATGCGTTTGAGCCAATTAACCAAATAACATTAGGTTTTAACTCCAAAATTCCAGTGCTAGAACTTATCTAGTGATCTGCAACTACATATAACCTAATTCAAGCTGTTGGTACAGATTAACATGTAACGTCCTCGTGTTCATATCATTCGAGTCAAATCGTGACAGAAAACGAACGAATAAACCCTAACTGGTTGAGATTATATGTGTGTAGGAACATTCTATAGATCATATTAACCGATCTATCATACAATTCAACTAGAAAACAATCAATCCAAACAAAAAACAATTACATCAAGAAGAACTATAATTGTAATACATATCATAAGAAAACAAGTACCTGTTATCGTTCTTCTTGATGTGATTTGCGACCGTGAACTTGATTATCACAGAGGAAAAGAATTTGTTGCCGTTCTTTTTTGATGGTGGGGTTAGGGTTTGCGTGAATAATGGAAAAAAGGGGTCGTGGTTGCCGTGGTTTAATCCACGCGAACCACCGTGATTTAATTAAGGGGGGTGGTATAGGGCATGAATAATGGGCCTATGTGGCAAATCATGACCCAATCATGACCCCCACACCCTGTAGCCTAAGAAAGACACCGGTTCAAAAATGTCGACCATATAATGGTCAACAAAACAGCCCTTCATACCACCCTACAAGTTTTCAAAacgtatatttatttatttatttatttatttatttatttatgttccTTCTTACTTTTCTAGGTTGAATTTAATCACTTAAAA
Above is a window of Helianthus annuus cultivar XRQ/B chromosome 14, HanXRQr2.0-SUNRISE, whole genome shotgun sequence DNA encoding:
- the LOC110908256 gene encoding glutathione S-transferase T3-like, with translation MWATPQFSFTSYNQVPNAFNQLPQTPTPNAFTQLSQTPNPNAFTQLPQTPQPTSLFQLHQIQFQQQYQQQLKTLQQSQSRPIHTKVQSQPTPDTPSLDDLDDIAVVPETQPQSSKKTSTKKRSTRPEQENLTTGRGQTWTSIEELALARAWTNTSTCPIVGNNQKSGSFWKEVCNKFHALMQKEPYREVNSMSSKYREMNKKISAFCGYYNNAHSNRPSGASDETVFAIAMSKYHTKEGSAFTYVGAWEIFKNCPKWAPVPNEVARAKRCKTFESIEHSAGDSDVRYHININDEPEFDDEVTEIPELKRPNGRDKAKKEAAAKNKETSTKNETPGETNVDKLMSKFTEFNEIQAARLKLKEKEMQEAADREDFKLMATNIDSLPEKDKEVLQKMKAKIAQKWSL